AGCGATTTCGATATGGAGGGCATATCCTTCCTCAGGGACCGCAGCGTCGACATGTCCGGGATAGAGGTGGACCACGGGAAGACCTTCCGCTGGGAGGGCAGGTACGGATACGACCTCAACCAGGCCATAACGCTCAAGACGGAGCTCAACGTCATAGAGACCTTCAAACCGAAGGTCCCCGAGGATTACAGGAACGCGGAATTCCTCTTCCTCGCGAATATCGACCCCGAGCTCCAGTTGCACGTCATCGAACAGGTCAACAAACCCGTCGCCCTCGTCCTCGATACCATGAACTTCTGGATCGAGAACAAGTACGAGGCCCTCATGAAAGTGATAGGCCGGGTGGACATGCTTGTCATCAACGAGGCGGAGCTGAGGGAAATAACAAAGGAACACAACCTCCTCAAGGGCGCCCGGAAGCTCATCGAGCTCGGCCCCGTGTGTATCGTGGTCAAGCGCGGGGAATACGGTGTCTTCATGATGAACCGCGACGAGGTCTTCCTTGCCCCCGCGTATCCGCTGGAGGACGTCTTCGACCCCACGGGCGCCGGCGACACCTTCGCCGGGGGCTTCATGGGCTACCTCGCCAACGTTGGCGAGGCAACCTCGGAGACGGTGAAGCAGGCGATCATCATGGGCACCGTCATGGCCTCCTTCAACGTCGAGGACTTCAGCATCAACAGGATAAAACGGCTCACCATGCCCGAGATCAAAGAGAGGTACCACGCCCTGAAGGGGTGCATGCAGTTTGGGGACATAAGCCTGTAAGGACGGCTTGAACCGCTTGAATGGTTTGAGGGTTAGAAACAAAAGAAGAAAGTGATTGCGGATCCCCTTATTTTACTTTGCGGCGTCAAAGTTGAATAAGGGGATTCCTTTCTTCGGTTCGTCAAAAGATGCGGTTTCCCCTCGCATAAAGGTCTCAACCATCGAGTTCTCCCACCCATCATGACGGCTTTAGGCCGACATCCAGGAAGAACGTAGGGTTGCACCAAGCTGCATTGCCGCATGCCGGCGGCGGTCGCGTATTCAAATGTCTTCTTCAGACCGCGGGTCAGTTTTCGTGGCAGGACTTGCAGCGGTCGAAGGTTTTGTCGTGGTGGCAGCCGAAGCAGGGCTCTACGGTCGCCTTATCCACCTTTTCTCCCGGGGTGAAGGGGACCCTGTGGGGTTTGTGGCAGGTGGTGCAATCCTGGATGCCCTTTTCGGTTTTGTCTTCGTGAGGCCACCACTGGTGCGGGTTCACTGTTGTTATCTTCGATTTGCCGGGGTCGAATCCCTTGAAGGAGGGGGGTTTTGCGACAAGCTTTTCGTAGGGGCCGTGGCACGCGAGGCAGGCGGCTTTGGATGTGTCCTGCTTTTGAGCGCCGGCATTTCCCATGCCCGCCAGGATGGTGAAAGCCGCACATGCAAGGATGATGAAAGCGCAGGGCAATAGCTTTTTCATTTTCATACTCCTGTCTTTCCCGTGAAAGGATGGGGTGCGGGGCGCCAGGGCCCCGCACCGTCACCTTCCGGATGTTTAACCCCAGCTCTTCAGTTTTGCCGCATGAGGACCGGCCGTCCATCCGCCGAAGAGGCACTCCGTCAGGTTGCCCCCGCCGTTGTACATGAATCCGTAATAGGAGCCGCATTCGCCGACGACATAAAGTCGGGGGATCGGCTTGTCGAATGCGTCGAGGGCCTGCGCTTTTGTATTCTTTTTAGGGCCGCCGAAGGTATTGTAGGAGCCCGGCCACATGATCGCCGCAGTGAAGGGAGCGGTGGCGACGGGTTTTAGGGCCTTGTCGGGCCGGCCGAACTGCGTGTCCTTGCCGGCGGCGCACATCCTGTTGTACTCGTCGACGCTCGCCTTGACCTTTGCGGGGTCGAGGCCGAGCTGCTTCGCCAGGCCTTCTATCGTGGTGTCCCTGTAGAGCCAGCCCTTTGCGACTTCGGCGCTGTTGTCGTCGCTCCACTTGTAGTTTGCGTAGTGGCCCCATGCATGGACGGCACCTTCATAGGTCATCTTCTTGTTCCCGCTCTCGGCGCCGAAGATGGCGTAGCAGGGAAGGTTGGTGAACTCGCCGGTAAGGCCGTCGAACCAGATGGCATATTCGCGATGGCCGAACCCGTGGCGTGCGGGGCGCTTCTCGTTCATGAACCTTTCACCCTTCTTGTTAAGCCACAAGTAATTGTCGCCCTTGGGCCTCAGGATGGCCGGATACTTCATGCCCTTGCATTCAATGGTGTCGTACTGGCCAAGGAAGACGTGGTTGTGCCACATCTGGCTTCCGGCGTACTGGGCCATCTTGAGTCCGTCCCCTGTATTATAGAGGCTCCCCTTGAAGAGTTGCTTCCCGGGGATCATCTGCTTGTTCATCTCCTCGTTGAACTCGAAGCCGCCGCTGGCAAGAATGACCGCCTTCGCGGCCTTGATGTTCACCTTCTTTCCGTTGCGGCTGGCGATGACGCCGATGACCTCGCGGCTGGGGGCCTGGATAAGCTCCAGGGCGGGTGTTTCGTACATGACCCTTATCTTCCGGTCGTCAACGGCCTTGCGGACCTTTCCCCACATAACGGCCTTCCCGATGGTGCCGTTGTCGCAGAACATCTCAATGCTGTCTGCACCGGGAAGAGTGGGATGCTCGGGCGCAAAAGCGCGCGCTGTGAACTTCAGAGGTTTGACGCCAAACTTTTTCAGATACTCGTTCGTCTTCATCGACTCCGCGGCAACCCATCTGATGACCTCGTCATCGGTGTGGCCGAGATCCATCGCCTTGTAGTACGCAATGGACTTTTCCAGGTTATTGTTGCAGAGCCAGAGGTTACCCGAGATGCGGCTGTTGCCGCCCTCGAACTCCTTCGGCGCCTTGTCGAGGATGAGTGCTTTCGCTCCGGCGTCGTGCGCCTCGATGGCGGCGACAAGGCCCGACAGCCCGGTCCCGATAACGACAACGTCAGCCGCCTCATCCCATTTCATCTTCTTCGGGTTCACGGCGATGGGTTCCGCCTCGGCCTTTGATGCCAGCCCGACAGCAACACCGGCCGCCCCGATGGCGCCCAATTTAAGAAAATCCCTGCGGACAAGATCTTTTTTCATTTTCTTCCTCCTTCATTATGCATATCTAAATGATGTCTTGCCTATGACCAAAGGCCCCACGTCTGCCTTCCCTTCACGGTCATTCCGTATTCTACCGCCGCGGCGGCCAGAGTTGCAACATAATTCGTTTCACGAGATGGATTCTGTGGTCACCTAGTGATTTCATTCTTTGCAGTTGACTTGGCCCCGGGAGATGTGGTTATTACTTACCAAACCAAAAACCAGGCAATGCCCTCTCCGCGTGCGTCCGCGGTGGCGACGGACCGGGAGTTTGCGCGTGAAGAAGCGCGGCGGTGCCGTGTGGTGCCGCTCCCCGTGAGATCGGCCCTCCGGGAGGCCGGGTGTCTGGATCATTGGAGAACCAGACTGCGACTACCCCCACGTGCGAAGAGCACGTTCAAGCGCGGGGCGGGCCTGACTCACCCGCCTCGCGCGATCTTTTTCTTTAACAGAGTCCTCTTTTTCCGGTACAATGGTGCACATCCCATGAGACTCGACACCATCATTCCCGACCCACGCCACATCGCTGCAGGGACCGTCGGATAGCGGTATGCCGGGCACGGGACCGCAATTCCTCGCGGGAATGTCGACCGGGGACGAGGTGCTTGTCGTTCACCTCGGCGGCCTCGGCGATGTCTGTCTGTCGGAATCCGTTTTTCTCTCACTGCGCAGGCACTTCGGGGACCGCCTCGTGGCCCTGGGCAACAGGCGCTTTCTTGATCTCTTTGGGGGCTATTTTGTGAGAACCCACGGGGTGGAATCGCGGCACTGGCTGTACCTTTTCTCCGAAAAGCTCACGGGGCCGCGCTGGGGAACGATCGTTTTCATCGGGAAGGACCGGCACGGTTCCATTCGCGCGCGCTGGAAGGCCCATTCCATCAGGGAGCCGGTATTCATCGAAATGTATCCCGAGGGGGCATTCGGCGCGCCCTGTCTCGACGACGAGGCCATCGTTCCCGGAGAAACGGTGCACATCGAAGACTATCAGTTGCGGCAGCTCTCCCGGGTGGGGATAGAACCGGCAAGGAAGGAGATAGTTCCGAAGGGGGCGCGACGGGTCATTCTCTACGCCGAGGAGGGTTTTTCAAAGGAGAAGTGGCCGGTGGAGAACTTCGTGGCCCTCCGGGAGATGCTCGGAGGGGCCGGCGTTGACGTCTGTTTGATGAGGCCGCCGGAGGAGTCCCTCACCGTTGAGGGGTCCCTTTTCTTCGAAGACCTCGCCGACGTCAAGGAGTTCTTCGGCGGCGGCGGAGTCTTCGTGTCCAACGATTCCGGCATGGCCCACCTTGCCGGCGCCTCAGGCCTCACGACGATAACCATTTTCACCGGCTTCGATCCCGCCGTCTGGCACCCCAGGGGAAGGAACACCTCGCTGAGAACCCGGGTCGATAAGGTGGATATCGAGTCCCTTGCCGGGATGGTCGTCGGGATAACGAGATGAGGGAATGGAACGGGAGAGGGGCGCTCCTGCCGCCTGATCCTTTGCTCTACTTCTTCTTCTCTTCCAGGCTGTCCATGAGCCTCATGAGCTCCGTGCTCTCGCGGGAGTTGATGCCGTAGCGGGAGATGGCCTTTTCGAAATTCGTTTTCGCCAGCATGTAGTTCCCCTTGTACATATAGTACCGTCCGAGGTTGGCATGGCCCGCGGCCTCGTTGCCCGTCCTGCCCTCTATCATGCCGAGGCGATAGTATATCTCGGGATAGGAGGGGGCGTAGGGGATAAGGGCCCGGTAAGTACCCATGGCGAGGTCGCTCCTTCCCATGCCCTCGTATGCCCTCGCGAGATAGTAGCGGCCCACCTTTTCCGTGGTGTCCTTGAGCACCCCGGCGGCCTCGGGAAACCTGCTTGCGGTGACGTAGATCTCTCCCAGGAAGACGTTCCTGTAAGGGGAGTTGATGGTCCGGGCTATCCGCACCGCCTCTTCGAAATTACCCTTCAGGGAGTGGTAGAGCGCCGCACCGTATGCCGCGACGGGGTCCCTGCTGTCCCGGCTGTACCGCCTGACCCAGATATCGTCGGCAAGACCCCGGGAGCGGTAGGCTTGCACGACCTGGGCGCGCGCGATCATGTAGGGAAAGAGAGAGGTGTCCACGGAAGGCGGCTTTCTCGTCCACATCTTCTCGAGATTTATGATACGGCTCTCGTGGTAGGGGTGGGTAAGAAGATACTGGGGATAGAGCTTGTCGCCCCCGCCAGACCGGAGCTTCTTGAGAAAGTCCGCGATGCCGAGACCTCCGTACCCTGCGTCATTGGCAAGAATGGAGCCTTCGCGGTCCGCCTCGTCCTCGTCCTCGCGGGAGTACCTCAGGGCCATCGATTGCGCAGTGCCCATGCCGGTCACGAGGACGGCCTCGCGTGCCGAATCGCCGACGAGCATGGCGGCGAGCATCGTCGCTACGACGGTGGCGTTGAGGTATTTCTGTTTCTCCATCCTCTTCGCGATGTGGCGCTTCTTGATATGAGCAAACTCGTGGGCCATGACACCGGCAACCTCTTCCTCGTTCTCGCAATTCGCGATGAGCCCCGCCGCGATGTAGACGTATCCGCCTATCGTGGCAAAGGCGTCGATGGTGGGGGAATCGATCACGGTGAGGACCACCGGGAAAGGCATGGTCGTCCTGCTTTCAAGCCTCGCTCGTATGTCGTTGAGGTAGAGCGATATGTAGGGGTCGTTGTTGATGGGAGCCGACCGGGCGATCTCCAGGTATATCTCCTTGCCGTACGTGCGCTCCTCCTCGTTGGTAAGGGCAAAAGCGGCAACGGACACGACAAGGAAGAAAAATGTCGTGACGATGGCGACGTGTTTTTTCATTGTTTCTTTGCTGTCTTCTTCTTTGGCTTCACGGCGCGGTGCTTGACGATCTTCTTGCGGGTGACGGGTTTCTTCTTCGTGGTGGGCGCGGAACAGAGGGTGGCCGAGGAAGCCCGTGCCTGACGCAACTGCTCATCGGTGGGAACGGTGTCGTATATGGTCTTCAGTATCTCCACCGTGTCGCCCCAGAGGTTCCGGCTCCCCAGAAGGGCCAGGATATACACCCTGCCGTTCTTCTCGAAGGCCCCCACGTAGCAATGCCTCGCCGCCCTGGTGTACCCCGTTTTCCCGCCAATGGCCGGTTCGAAGCAAAAGAGCAGCCTGTTATGGTTCTTGTAGCGCACCTTGCGCGTCGAGTCCTCGAAAAGAAAGTACCGTGTCGCGATGAGCTCGATGAAACGCTCGTTGGCCATGGCATGCCGGAAAATGAGGGCGAGGTCGTAGGGGGTGCTGTACTGGTTGTCCGAAGGCAAACCTGAGGCATTCTCGAAGTTCGTGTCGATGGCGCCGATCTCCCGTGCCCGCTGTGTCATCAGCCGGGCAAAGGCGCCTTCGGAGCCGCTGACGTAGGTCGCGAGGGCATATGCCGCATCGTTGGCCGATTTCACCATTGTCCCCTTCATGAGGTCCTCGGAACGGTACTTCTTTCCGGGAACGAGGCTCATCTTGGACGGGGATATCTGGAGAACCTGCTTGTCGGGAACGATGATCTCGTCGCCGCCCAAGCGTTCCATGGCGACGAGCGCCGTCATCACCTTGGTCGTGCTCGCTGGAGGAAGCCTGCGGTGATAATCCCTGCCCGTGATGATCTGGAAGGTGTCCTTCTCGACAAGTATGTAGGACACCGCCGTTATGCCGACGTTCTCCCCTTGGGCGCAAAGGGCATAAGGTGCGAGGAAAAGGGAAACCAGGAAGGAAAGGGCAAGTACAAAACGCATCGTTGCTTATATATACACTATTTGGACAACCCTTACAACCGTAGAAACCGTTTTAAGTTTTAAGTGTTAAGTTTTAAGTTAAAAGGAGAAAAGGCGGACGCCGTTTTTCCTGTCTTTGCCTGACACGTAAAACGTAGAACCTAGAACGGCTTTTCTATTCCACTTCTTTTATATTGAGGTGTATGAAGCGCTCCCCCATTCTCATCCTGATGACGGGTGAGGCGATTATCCTCGCGCCCCCTTCACGCTGAAGGGCCCCCTTCTTTGCGTAGAAACCATCCCAGATCCTGTCGTCCCCGTCGGTCACCTTCGTGTATCCCTTTGGCGCGACGGAGATGCCGGCAGCTTCGAAGAAAAGGTTCGGGCGGGGGTTGCCGATGCCGAAGGGGCCAAGGTCCTCCAGTCTCGCCATCGCCTCACCCGTCAGCTCGCCGAACTGTGCCTCGGTGTCGACGTGCACCGTCCGCCTGCGCGGGGTGATGCTTCCCTCGACCGCTTTTTCGAAGGCCTCGGCAAAAAGGGCGAGGTTCTCCTCCTCGAGGGATATGCCGCAGGCATACTTGTGGCCGCCGTACTTCAGCAGGAGGGACGATGTGGAGCGTATGGCCTCGAAGAGGTCCATGCCCTCGCCTCCTCTGCCCGAACCCTTCCATATGCCGTTCACCCGGGTGATGACGATGGCCGGTTTCTCGAACTGCTCCGAAAGCTTTTGGGCCACAATGCCCAGAACGCCCGCGTGCCACGCCTCGTTGAAGACAACGATCGTTCTCCTGCCAGACGGGCCCTCGCGGCTCAGGGAAGTGACGATCTCCTCGTGGATCTTCTTCTCCCGCTGCTGCCTCAGGTTGTTCAGCTTCTGCAGGTGCGCCAGAAGGTTCAGCGCCGATCCCGTCTCTCTGGCCACCAGGAAATCGAGGGCCGTATGGGGACGCGCGACCCGGCCGGCGGCGTTGATCCGGGGAACGATGATGAAACCCAGGGCAAATTCATTGATAAGTCCCTTCGATATGACCCTGCTGTCGAGCATCGCTTTGAGCCATGCCCGCGGCTTCGCATTCATGACCTCCATCCCGTGGCGCACAAGTATCCTGTTGTCTCCCGTGAGCGGCACCATGTCGCCGACGGTCCCCACGGTCACAAGGTCGAGTTCGTTCTTCAGATTGATATGTGCCGGGATGAGCCCCCTCCCGTGCATCACGCGGCGCATCCCGAGGAGAAAGAAGAAGGTGACGCCGCACGCGGCAAGGTCCCTTGTGGGAAAACGGGAGTCCCGTCGCTTCGGGTTTATCAGGGCCGCCGCCGGGGGGGCCTCTGGCCCCATCTCGTGGTGGTCTATGACGATGGTATCCACGCCGAGGCTGCGGGCATGGGCTATCTCCGCGGCATTGGAGGAACCGCAATCGAGGCAGACGATAAGGTCCACGCCCTCTTTCGCAAGGTCCTCCACCTTGTCCACGTGCAGCCCGTATCCCTCCTCACGGGTAGGTATGTGGATGACGGGCACGACCCCCAGGTGGGTGAGAAAATTGAACATCAGGGCGAGACAGGAGATGCCGTCCGCGTCGTAGTCGCCCCATATGCAGATGCGTTCCCCCCTGCCGACAGCCTCGACGAGCCGCGCGACCCCCTTGTCCATATCGGGAAGGAGGAAAGGATCCGACAGGTCGGCGAGGCGGGGTCTCAGGAAGACATGGGCCTCGTCCGGGGTCCTCACTCCCCGGGCAACGAGGATGCGCGCGATGAGATTGGGAACACCCGCGCCTTCCGCTATCTCGTGGATGATCCGTGTGGTTCTTTCTTCGCCCGCGCCCTCAAGAGAGTCTCCTCGTGGACCGTTCTTACCCATGGGTGGCCCCCACGATGGCGGATATCTCGGCGAGACCCGACGCATCGAGCCAGGAGCCAAGTTCCGCGATGATCTTCGGCATGGTGAAGGGGTCCACGAACGTGGCGGTCCCCACCTGCACCGCGCGGGCTCCCGCCATGAGGAACGCGAGGGCGTCCCCGGCGTTCATTATCCCCCCCACCCCGATGATGGGTATGGGGACGGCCTGCGAGCATTCGTGGACGGCGCGCAAGGCGACAGGCTTCAAGAGGGGGCCGGAAAGACCACCCTTCAGGGCAACCCTCCGCGCCCTCACGTCTACGACGGCCGCGGGCATCGTGTTTATGAGAGTCAACCCGTCGGCTCCCCCCTCATAGGCAGCGCGGGCGATCTCCACGATGTTCTTCACTTCCGGGGTCAGCTTCGCGATAAGAGGTATCTCCGTTGCTTCCCGCACGGAACGCACGATCCCGTGGACCGCCGAGGCCTCTTTGCCGAACCCGATGCCTCCCTTCTTGATGTTGGGGCAGGAAAGGTTCATCTCCAGCGCCACGATGAGATCGTGCGGCTCTATGCTCCTCGCGCAGGAGAGATACTCTTCTTCGCTGAAGCCGAAGAAGTTGACGATGACGGGGCACCGCCTCTCCACGAAGAAGGGAAAGTAGTGCGAGAAAAAGCGGTGGACGCCCACGTTCTGCAGGCCGATGGAGTTCAGCATCCCGCACCGTTCCTCCCAAACGCGGGGTGTCGGGTTCCCGTGGTGGGGTGCCGCGGAGAGCCCCTTCGTCACGTAGGCCCCCATGGTCTCCACCGCCCAGAGAGGTTCCACCTCGACGCCATAGCCCAGCGTGCCCGACGCGTTCATGACGGGGTTCTTGAGCTTCTTGCCGAAAAGGTCTACAGCGAGAGATCCCATAGGCTGAATACCGGCCCCTCCTTGCACACCCGCTTATAGGGGCTCGCCTCGTCCCTGGTGGCGACGACACAGCCAAAGCACAACCCCATGCCGCAGGCCATTCTCTCTTCGACGGAGACCTGGCAGGGGATCCTCCCGGGTTCCAGAAGCGCCTTGAGGCTCTTCACCATGCCCGAAGGGCCGCAGGCGAAGACCTCCGGCTTCTTTCCCCGGTAGTTGTCAAGGTGTCTCCCGAGAAGGCCAACCACATCACCCGCGAACCCGAAGGACCCGTCCAGGGTCGAGGCGAGGACCCTCGTCCCTCCCAGATCGTCCGCCAGCCGCAACTCGTCTTTTCCCGTCACCCCGAAGAAGAGGGTGGCCCTGTCACCCAACCGCTTGAGGAGCATCCTGACACCGGCATACCCGATGCCTCCGGCGACCACGATGGGGGTGGTGCCCTTCCCCGGGGTGAAACCACAGCCCAGGGGGCCGAGGACCATGAGAGGCGTACCCCGGGCGGCGGAGCTCAGCGCGTCGGTGCCTTTGCCCACGACCCGGTACATGATCGTCAGCGTTCGTCCCCGGGAGTCATAGACGCTGAAGGGCCTCCGCAGGAATATGTCCCGGTCCGGGACCTTCACCATGACGAACTGGCCGGGCGCCACCCTGCCCAGAGGTCTCTCCAATCGAACGGTCAGGCGGCGGTACGCGCCGGTCACGCGATCGTTCCCCGTGATCTTTCCCGGAATGTCATCCATGGCTTCCCTCTGGTCCCCGGTAGATATACCATTATTATATGGGGCGGTGTCTTCGGTAAGCGATTGTAACCTGTAAGGCCTGTCGGGCGCAACTCAAATAGTGCGGGGGGGCGGGGCGGATACGGTCCTTCCTCTGTTGCCTGTCACGTGGCGTCGTTCAGCTCGAGTTCCATGACGATGGCGTCCTCGCCGGTCTCCCGGTAGTACCCCTTGCGCCTGCCGACCTGCCTGAAGCCGAGCTTCTCGTAGAGGCCCCGGGCAGGCACGTTGCTCTCCCTCACCTCGAGAAAACAGGTCTCGATGGAATTCCTCCGCGCAAGGTCCATGACGCGGGACATCATCCACGACGCGAGGCCCAGCCCGCGCCGGTTCTGCTTAACGGCTATGTTCATGACGTGCATCTCCGTCGCCGCGAAATAAAACACGAGATACCCGACGATCCGCCCCTCCTGTTCGGCGACAAGGCTCATTCCCACAGGCGACGATAGGGTCTCTTCGAACATTCCCCGGGTCCAGGGCGCGGCGAAGGAAACCCTTTCTATCTCCAGAACACCGTCGATGTCGCCGGTGGTCATCTCCCGCATTGTCACCTCGCCGCCCTCAGCCATGTCAGGCTCCGCGGGGGTTGATGCCGGCAAGCTCCTCCGGGGTATTGATATTGGAGAAGATGAGTGTTCCCCCGGGCGTGTAGAAGCAGGGGCGGTCTTTGATGGCCTTTACCACCACGTAGGGCAGGATGTCGGAGACCTTGAGCCGGCCAAGGCCTACGAGACGCAGAAGAGGGGCGAGGCAGGAACGCCCGTATATGGCGTGAAGGGGTTGGTAGTAGCCTTCAGCCATGGGA
The sequence above is drawn from the Syntrophorhabdus sp. genome and encodes:
- a CDS encoding sugar kinase, whose translation is SDFDMEGISFLRDRSVDMSGIEVDHGKTFRWEGRYGYDLNQAITLKTELNVIETFKPKVPEDYRNAEFLFLANIDPELQLHVIEQVNKPVALVLDTMNFWIENKYEALMKVIGRVDMLVINEAELREITKEHNLLKGARKLIELGPVCIVVKRGEYGVFMMNRDEVFLAPAYPLEDVFDPTGAGDTFAGGFMGYLANVGEATSETVKQAIIMGTVMASFNVEDFSINRIKRLTMPEIKERYHALKGCMQFGDISL
- a CDS encoding FAD-binding protein, translating into MKKDLVRRDFLKLGAIGAAGVAVGLASKAEAEPIAVNPKKMKWDEAADVVVIGTGLSGLVAAIEAHDAGAKALILDKAPKEFEGGNSRISGNLWLCNNNLEKSIAYYKAMDLGHTDDEVIRWVAAESMKTNEYLKKFGVKPLKFTARAFAPEHPTLPGADSIEMFCDNGTIGKAVMWGKVRKAVDDRKIRVMYETPALELIQAPSREVIGVIASRNGKKVNIKAAKAVILASGGFEFNEEMNKQMIPGKQLFKGSLYNTGDGLKMAQYAGSQMWHNHVFLGQYDTIECKGMKYPAILRPKGDNYLWLNKKGERFMNEKRPARHGFGHREYAIWFDGLTGEFTNLPCYAIFGAESGNKKMTYEGAVHAWGHYANYKWSDDNSAEVAKGWLYRDTTIEGLAKQLGLDPAKVKASVDEYNRMCAAGKDTQFGRPDKALKPVATAPFTAAIMWPGSYNTFGGPKKNTKAQALDAFDKPIPRLYVVGECGSYYGFMYNGGGNLTECLFGGWTAGPHAAKLKSWG
- a CDS encoding glycosyltransferase family 9 protein, which gives rise to MPGTGPQFLAGMSTGDEVLVVHLGGLGDVCLSESVFLSLRRHFGDRLVALGNRRFLDLFGGYFVRTHGVESRHWLYLFSEKLTGPRWGTIVFIGKDRHGSIRARWKAHSIREPVFIEMYPEGAFGAPCLDDEAIVPGETVHIEDYQLRQLSRVGIEPARKEIVPKGARRVILYAEEGFSKEKWPVENFVALREMLGGAGVDVCLMRPPEESLTVEGSLFFEDLADVKEFFGGGGVFVSNDSGMAHLAGASGLTTITIFTGFDPAVWHPRGRNTSLRTRVDKVDIESLAGMVVGITR
- a CDS encoding M48 family metalloprotease, with amino-acid sequence MKKHVAIVTTFFFLVVSVAAFALTNEEERTYGKEIYLEIARSAPINNDPYISLYLNDIRARLESRTTMPFPVVLTVIDSPTIDAFATIGGYVYIAAGLIANCENEEEVAGVMAHEFAHIKKRHIAKRMEKQKYLNATVVATMLAAMLVGDSAREAVLVTGMGTAQSMALRYSREDEDEADREGSILANDAGYGGLGIADFLKKLRSGGGDKLYPQYLLTHPYHESRIINLEKMWTRKPPSVDTSLFPYMIARAQVVQAYRSRGLADDIWVRRYSRDSRDPVAAYGAALYHSLKGNFEEAVRIARTINSPYRNVFLGEIYVTASRFPEAAGVLKDTTEKVGRYYLARAYEGMGRSDLAMGTYRALIPYAPSYPEIYYRLGMIEGRTGNEAAGHANLGRYYMYKGNYMLAKTNFEKAISRYGINSRESTELMRLMDSLEEKKK
- a CDS encoding D-alanyl-D-alanine carboxypeptidase, which codes for MRFVLALSFLVSLFLAPYALCAQGENVGITAVSYILVEKDTFQIITGRDYHRRLPPASTTKVMTALVAMERLGGDEIIVPDKQVLQISPSKMSLVPGKKYRSEDLMKGTMVKSANDAAYALATYVSGSEGAFARLMTQRAREIGAIDTNFENASGLPSDNQYSTPYDLALIFRHAMANERFIELIATRYFLFEDSTRKVRYKNHNRLLFCFEPAIGGKTGYTRAARHCYVGAFEKNGRVYILALLGSRNLWGDTVEILKTIYDTVPTDEQLRQARASSATLCSAPTTKKKPVTRKKIVKHRAVKPKKKTAKKQ
- the recJ gene encoding single-stranded-DNA-specific exonuclease RecJ — protein: MGKNGPRGDSLEGAGEERTTRIIHEIAEGAGVPNLIARILVARGVRTPDEAHVFLRPRLADLSDPFLLPDMDKGVARLVEAVGRGERICIWGDYDADGISCLALMFNFLTHLGVVPVIHIPTREEGYGLHVDKVEDLAKEGVDLIVCLDCGSSNAAEIAHARSLGVDTIVIDHHEMGPEAPPAAALINPKRRDSRFPTRDLAACGVTFFFLLGMRRVMHGRGLIPAHINLKNELDLVTVGTVGDMVPLTGDNRILVRHGMEVMNAKPRAWLKAMLDSRVISKGLINEFALGFIIVPRINAAGRVARPHTALDFLVARETGSALNLLAHLQKLNNLRQQREKKIHEEIVTSLSREGPSGRRTIVVFNEAWHAGVLGIVAQKLSEQFEKPAIVITRVNGIWKGSGRGGEGMDLFEAIRSTSSLLLKYGGHKYACGISLEEENLALFAEAFEKAVEGSITPRRRTVHVDTEAQFGELTGEAMARLEDLGPFGIGNPRPNLFFEAAGISVAPKGYTKVTDGDDRIWDGFYAKKGALQREGGARIIASPVIRMRMGERFIHLNIKEVE
- a CDS encoding dihydroorotate dehydrogenase encodes the protein MGSLAVDLFGKKLKNPVMNASGTLGYGVEVEPLWAVETMGAYVTKGLSAAPHHGNPTPRVWEERCGMLNSIGLQNVGVHRFFSHYFPFFVERRCPVIVNFFGFSEEEYLSCARSIEPHDLIVALEMNLSCPNIKKGGIGFGKEASAVHGIVRSVREATEIPLIAKLTPEVKNIVEIARAAYEGGADGLTLINTMPAAVVDVRARRVALKGGLSGPLLKPVALRAVHECSQAVPIPIIGVGGIMNAGDALAFLMAGARAVQVGTATFVDPFTMPKIIAELGSWLDASGLAEISAIVGATHG
- a CDS encoding dihydroorotate dehydrogenase electron transfer subunit — encoded protein: MDDIPGKITGNDRVTGAYRRLTVRLERPLGRVAPGQFVMVKVPDRDIFLRRPFSVYDSRGRTLTIMYRVVGKGTDALSSAARGTPLMVLGPLGCGFTPGKGTTPIVVAGGIGYAGVRMLLKRLGDRATLFFGVTGKDELRLADDLGGTRVLASTLDGSFGFAGDVVGLLGRHLDNYRGKKPEVFACGPSGMVKSLKALLEPGRIPCQVSVEERMACGMGLCFGCVVATRDEASPYKRVCKEGPVFSLWDLSL
- the rimI gene encoding ribosomal protein S18-alanine N-acetyltransferase translates to MAEGGEVTMREMTTGDIDGVLEIERVSFAAPWTRGMFEETLSSPVGMSLVAEQEGRIVGYLVFYFAATEMHVMNIAVKQNRRGLGLASWMMSRVMDLARRNSIETCFLEVRESNVPARGLYEKLGFRQVGRRKGYYRETGEDAIVMELELNDAT